A section of the Macaca thibetana thibetana isolate TM-01 chromosome 10, ASM2454274v1, whole genome shotgun sequence genome encodes:
- the LOC126929359 gene encoding serine/threonine-protein phosphatase 4 regulatory subunit 1-like isoform X2, giving the protein MAEIPLYFVDLQDDLDDYGFEDYGPDCDNMRVTAFLDIPGQDNLPPLTRLEKYAFSENTFNRQIIARGLLDIFRDFSNNEEDFLMVMEIVVRLSEDAEPTVRTELMEQIPPIAIFLQENRSDFPVVLSEYLIPIVVRYLTDPNNQVRKSSQEVLLILLEQDLIFQHDIENKVCPILLQLSAPDSDDEYKAEAVSIICKMASMLSKSTVERLLLPRFCELCGDGKLFQVRKVCAANFGDICHAVGQEATEKFLIPKFFELCSDAVWGMRKACAECFTAVSHSSSPGVRRTQLSPLFIRLVSDPCRWVRQAAFQSLGPFISTFANPSRAGLYLREDGALSIRPLTQDFDSGFASGSPAPSSGGNTCPASLTSSAKPVQREPELPVEGTSAKTSNFPHMGSSPDGPAENPVESCVSAGAELTGLSPETSAFSKLSDNSDFPISSYPGSDSWACPGNSEDVFSHFLYWRTPLPDISKDLELLLSEAGPQEDYCSRPGVVHNNCVARSEIQKVLDSLQEHLMNDPDVQAQVQVLSAALRAAQLDSVNEPESKPTAGLNEVSISDPSSASDNQITLSASSSQNELFVARILQSTDPGEPRNGTRDHLEADQRRDPTLLEENKSKLQDIIPQPLLDQYVSMTDPARAQTVDTDIAKHCAYSLPGVALTLGRQNWHCLKDTYETLASDVQWKVRRTLAFSIHELAVILGDQLTAADLVPIFNGFLKDLDEVRIGVLKHLYDFLKLLHEDKRRDYLYQLQEFVVTDNSRNWRFRYELAEQLILILELYSPSDVYDYLMHIALKLCADQVSEVRWISFKLVVAILQKFYSNSESALGLNFINELIIRFRHCSKWVGRQAFAFICQRILEMPVTLILKSLKRPS; this is encoded by the exons GCAGATTATTGCCAGAGGGCTGCTTGATATCTTCCGGGACTTCAGTAACAATGAAGAAGACTTCCTAATGGTAATGGAGATTGTAGTCAGATTGTCAGAAGATGCAG AGCCCACAGTGCGGACTGAGCTGATGGAACAGATTCCTCCTATTGCCATTTTTTTACAAGAAAACAGATCAGATTTTCCAGTGGTGCTCTCTGAATATCTCATACCTATTGTAGTGAGGTACCTCACAGATCCAAACAATCAG gTGAGAAAATCAAGTCAGGAAGTGCTCTTGATTCTTCTGGAACAAGATCTAATTTTCCAGCATGATATTGAAAACAAAGTGTGTCCCATTCTGCTGCAGCTCTCTGCCCCAGACAGTGATGACGAATATAAAGCAGAAGCTGTGAGC ataaTCTGCAAAATGGCTTCCATGCTGAGTAAGAGTACAGTTGAACGCCTGCTACTCCCCCGATTCTGTGAGCTGTGTGGTGATGGGAAGCTTTTTCAAGTTCGGAAG GTTTGTGCTGCAAATTTTGGTGATATTTGTCATGCTGTTGGACAAGAAGCCACTGAGAAATTTTTG aTCCCAAAGTTCTTTGAGCTCTGCTCTGATGCTGTTTGGGGCATGCGGAAAGCCTGTGCGGAGTGCTTCACGGCTGTGTCACACAGCTCCTCCCCTGGGGTCCGCAGAACCCAGCTCTCCCCGCTCTTCATCAGACTTGTCAGCGACCCCTGCCGATGG GTGCGCCAGGCTGCCTTCCAGTCCCTCGGCCCCTTCATTTCCACCTTTGCAAACCCCTCCAGGGCTGGCCTTTATCTTCGAGAGGATGGTGCCCTGAGCATCCGGCCTCTCACCCAGGATTTCGACTCTGGTTTTGCCTCTGGCTCACCCGCTCCCAGCAGTGGTGGTAACACTTGCCCTGCCAG TTTAACTAGTTCAGCAAAGCCTGTGCAGAGGGAGCCAGAGCTACCCGTGGAAGGGACCTCAGCGAAAACCAGCAATTTCCCGCACATGGGTAGCTCCCCTGACGGCCCAGCGGAAAACCCTGTGGAAAGCTGTGTGTCGGCTGGAGCTGAGCTGACCGGGCTTTCCCCAGAGACCAGCGCCTTCTCAAAGCTTTCTGACAATAGCGACTTCCCCATCAGCAGCTACCCTGGATCAGATTCCTGGGCCTGCCCAGGGAACTCTGAGGATGTGTTCAGTCATTTTCTTTATTGGCGAACTCCTCTCCCTGACATAAGCAAGGACTTAGAGCTACTTCTGAGCGAGGCTGGGCCTCAGGAGGATTACTGCAGCAGACCTGGGGTTGTGCACAACAACTGTGTGGCCCGGAGTGAGATTCAGAAAGTCCTTGATAGTTTGCAGGAGCATCTGATGAATGATCCGGATGTTCAAG CTCAAGTTCAGGTATTATCAGCTGCACTGAGAGCTGCACAGCTTGACTCCGTGAATGAACCCGAGAGCAAGCCAACAGCAGGTCTAAATGAAGTGTCCAtttcagatcccagctctgcctctgacAATCAGATCACTCTGTCGGCCTCATCATCTCAGAATGAGCTCTTTGTGGCCAGGATATTACAAAGCACA GATCCTGGTGAACCCAGAAATGGAACCCGTGACCATCTGGAGGCTGACCAGAGGCGGGATCCCACCCTACTTGAAGAGAATAAATCTAAATTACAG GATATAATACCTCAGCCGCTGCTAGATCAGTATGTGTCCATGACTGACCCAGCTCGAGCCCAGACTGTTGATACTGACATAGCCAAACACTGTGCCTACAGCCTCCCAGGGGTGGCGCTGACCCTGGGCAGGCAAAATTGGCACTGCCTGAAAGATACATACGAAACACTGGCTTCTGATGTACAG TGGAAGGTACGGCGAACCCTAGCCTTCTCCATTCACGAGCTGGCTGTGATTCTTGGGGATCAGTTAACAGCAGCTGACCTGGTGCCTATCTTCAATGGATTTTTAAAGGATCTGGATGAAGTGCGAATAGGAGTTCTTAAACACCTGTATGATTTTCTAAAG ttgctTCATGAAGACAAGAGGAGAGACTATCTTTATCAGCTTCAAGAATTTGTAGTGACTGATAACAGCAGGAATTGGAGGTTTCGATATGAACTAGCAGa aCAGCTGATACTGATTCTAGAACTCTATAGTCCCAGTGATGTTTATGATTACCTAATGCACATTGCCTTAAAGTTGTGTGCAGATCAAGTTTCTGAAGTTCGGTGGATCTCCTTCAAACTA GTTGTGGCAATTCTGCAGAAGTTCTATTCCAACAGTGAAAGTGCATTGGGGTTAAATTTCATCAATGAACTCATCATAAGGTTCCGGCACTGTTCTAAGTGGGTTGGAAGGCAAGCTTTCGCTTTCATTTGTCAG